Below is a window of Solanum stenotomum isolate F172 chromosome 7, ASM1918654v1, whole genome shotgun sequence DNA.
TTCAGTCTTCAGACTCTTTAGAGTGACTTTATAGTTGACACTCAAATTTCACAATAATTTTCCAAACTGCGACATCACTCATTGATTCACTGTCACTGCTCCCACACCGACAAGTTATATTGAATACCATTCTCTAAGTGTCTAAATTGAGGTTCAAATGATTGGCTCCCTTACTTTAAGTCTTTGTTTTTATCTTCTCATTACAGTGAGTGAGTCAGTGAGATATGCCTACAATATTGCAATACTACAATctgcaattaattttttttattagtaatgGTCTCATGATCATTAATGGTTTTCTTTAGTAGTGCTTTAATTGTTTCTCTTTATAGTTCATATCAAAATTGACTTGGTTGTTATGAGAAATCCTTTTGAGTTTGCCAGTTTGGGCAATATTGACATATCTGTCCAGGTTAATATGAAGTTTTATTAAGTGTTTTATGTAGTAATAGACAAACATGGAAAAGTTCATTAGTGACTACTGGCTACTGCGTATTGTTAATTAGTGATTAGTCCATTAGTAATTTTCAACGAAAATTATGTGAACAGTTAACGATTAACCTGATAACCAAACCGATAAAGATCActaaccgataacccaatatcTTAACAGTTCTATAACGGTTTAGCATGATTACAAACCGATAAGTAAAAccgaaaaattccaaaatcgaACTGAAACGACTGATACACAGCCCTTTCTCACGTACAAACCTATATAGAATTAAAGGCTATAATGCCACACCAAACTGTCggaaaaagtaataaaaaaaacttattgattttcataatattttataaaaggaaagtttttttaaaaaaaaaactaagacctcatttgttttcattaagattaagacgtctgaatctgaatgcacatctgaatattaagatatGCATTAAGATTAAGTTGTTGGaatctgaatattaagatatGGTTTCTAGGTCTAAACACTAATCATTATTTTACTATATGATATTATAAggataaattaaataataatttgaaggaaaaggtgaaaaaataatttgtctaAAAAAGAAATTTCTAATGAAGGCAAGAAGTTAAATCAATCATGTGGAAGACTTTTATCCGAAAACGAAATTGTATAAACCATAATAATTTGCAATTAGGTTTTGGAATGGATGGaacacaaaaattaagaaattggTGCTAGCCTGTCAGATGAGTTCAAGGATAAAAGTGTAAAATTTACGAAGTAGCaatcgaaaaataaaaaagtttagcTAATTAATAGTCACAACTCACAACTCACTTTTGTAAACCATACCCAATTGTTGTCTTTGTTTTCagaacaaataattatttacttatcCATTTTCTTCTTGTAAATACAAACGGAATAATTTTGTCGCTAAACCTCTACAGACAAATTATCTTAATataacacaaaatatttattttttgtttggccaaacacatatgcaGACCCTTAAATTTGtctctaaatttcatttttgaactccaactcaaccttgttccattttaaccctttaactccaatttttatgtttcatttaggcACTTTTAAGTGATGTGGCAGAGTGTGTGCATCATACTTTCTCTAAGAGAGTGaaagataaaaatatgtttttttctttgaaaaaataataaaagattaacccttcaactttttttttgtaccatttaaacagaaaatactaattttatgatttctttatttctatatatactCTTCAACTGcaattttacattttaaaaatcaacatTCATCCGTtagttattgtaaaaaaaataaaaattgacggatgatcattgattttttattttatttttttaaaaaaatagcaatTTCTTTATGAAAGTTTCTCTATATTTTCGTGTGAAAAATAACCTACAAAAGTGcgtcgattttctttcttaaaaaaatcaatgacaaCCCAACGAAGTGTGTCGAGTTTTAGCATTTTTTTGTAATGTTAATAATTAGCAAtgaacatgagttttttttactCGTATTTAGTTGATGGAAAATTAGAAAGCTGGTATTTGAGTTAAATCCAAATaactagatatgaaaaaaatatgtggcgtcatttaatttaattaattgttttaaaaaataaaaacaacacactttcgtcggttattttttGACATAATAATGTAGAGaaactctaaaaaaattaattgaaaaatgatGTTCATccgttaatttttttaaaagatatgccgttgatttttaaaatgaaaaagtagaAATGAagaacatatataaaaataaagaaatcataaaattagcattttgtgtttaaatggtaTATAAAATAGAGTCGAAAGGTTAAAATGAAACAAGGCTAAGATATggtatcaaaataaaaaatggaggCAAGTTATAGGAGTTGTGTATGTGTTTTTAATTGACTTTTGTGTCATGTCATGGTGTGTGAAGTACatgttagatattttaattattaagtttCTTCTTTCCTAGTTTTAAGGGTATATGGTTGCTATTTCCAAGTTACTGGAAACGTGTGACTTAGTAGGTcagttttaatttcttttatggcTTAGTGGTTGAGATGATGTAGGATGTGTATTGCCTTTATAAAGGTTGTTCATTGTTTCAGTTTAGTGAGAAGTTTACTACCTCCCAAACTCTTATGTGTTTATCTTGATTTCTTTCCAATTTTCTAATAGTGGTATCAAGAGCCAGGGAGGGTGAACGTGCTTTAATTGTGAGTGAGCGATGGTTTCAGAGAGTATTGTTTAACCTGCTATTCCATGCTTTGATGGTCATTAAGACCATTGGAGCATGTTGATGGAAAACTTTTTGAGGTCCAAAGAGTTTTGGGCAGTCGTTGATGGTGGATTCCAAGAACCTGCAGCTGGTGTTGTTCAAACCAATGCTTAACAGACAGAGCTTGAAGCactgaagttgaaagatttgaaggCGAAGAATCTTTTCCAAGCCATTGATCGTTCAATATTGGAAACAATTCTTTGCAAGGATACGTCAAAGCAAATTTGGAACTCCATGAAGAAGAAGTACCAAGGAAATGCAAGGGCAAAGCGAGCACAACTTCAAACTCTACAAGGTGAGTTTGAGACCTTGCGTATCAAGCCGGGAAAGTTGGTGTCAATGTACTTCTCACGCGACAATTGCCAACAAGATCGGATTCATGGAGAGAGGCTTGAAGACGTCACCATTGTTGAGAAGATCATGCGGTCCATGTTGCCAAAATTCAATTTTGTTATCTGCTCAATTGAAGAGTCAAAAGATCTGGATACTCTTTCACTTGATGAATTACAAAATTCGTTGATGGTTCATGAGCAGAAGATTGTTCAACAGGATGTAGAAGAGCAAGCATTACAAGTAACCACAACCTCCAAAGATTTTGGGCGCAGAAAGAGCAAGTGGAAGGGAAGAAACTCTGAGAAAACCGAAGAGGGAAATCTAAAAAAGAATGGTCAGCATGATCATGATCAACGACACTCGTCCAATGGGAAGGCAAGGTTTGCAGATAAGTCTGATATCGAGTGTTATAGATGTCACAAGTATGGTCATTACCGTTCTAAATGTCGTACAAATCTGAAAAATGTACGTGGAGAGAACTCTAATTTTGTAGAAGTAActgaggaggaggaagaggtcTCTCTGTTAATGGTGAGCCAATCCTCAGAAGAATACCACACAAGTTTATGGTATTTAGACACGGGTTGTAGCAACTATCTGTCTGGAGAAAAATCTGCATTTCTGAACTAGATGAAACTTTTCACACAACAGTCAAGTTTGGGGATGATTCCTGTATTGCTGTCAAAGGGAAAGGGAAAGTGAAACTCCAAACAAAGTCTTCTTCTATGCAGATTATCTCTGATGTTTTCTTTACACCAGACCTGAAAAACAATCTTATCAGTGTGGGTCAACTTTAAGACAACGGCTACGAGGTGTCTATCAAGCATGGAATTTGCAAAATCTGAGATTCTAATCTTGGATTGATCGATGAAGCTAAGATAACTGCAAATAAGCTTTTCCTAATTGATATGCATAATATTGGCTCTaccaatttttgtttttcaacaAAGTTGAATAGTCAAGCATGGCTTTGGCACTACAGATATGGGCATTTGAATTTTGGAGGACTGAAAATGTTGCAGCAAAAGAAGATGGTTATGGGTCTTCTTAAGTTTGATATTCCTGTAGATATTTGTGAAGATTGTGTCATTGGAAAGCAATCTCGCGATAGCTTTCCAAAAGGAAAAGCATGGAGAGCTAAAAGGCAGCTAGAGTTGGTTCACTGAGATATTTGTGGACCAATAAACTCAATATCCAACGGAGGAAAATGTTAcattataacttttattgatgattttagcCGAAAGACATGGGTTTATTTTCTACAAGAAAAATTTGAAGCTTTTACCAGTTTCAAAAGCTACAAAGCTCTTGTTGAGAAGGAGACAAGATGTTCCATAAAGATTCT
It encodes the following:
- the LOC125869606 gene encoding uncharacterized protein LOC125869606; this encodes METELEALKLKDLKAKNLFQAIDRSILETILCKDTSKQIWNSMKKKYQGNARAKRAQLQTLQGEFETLRIKPGKLVSMYFSRDNCQQDRIHGERLEDVTIVEKIMRSMLPKFNFVICSIEESKDLDTLSLDELQNSLMVHEQKIVQQDVEEQALQVTTTSKDFGRRKSKWKGRNSEKTEEGNLKKNGQHDHDQRHSSNGKARFADKSDIECYRCHKYGHYRSKCRTNLKNVRGENSNFVEVTEEEEEVSLLMVSQSSEEYHTIKFGDDSCIAVKGKGKVKLQTKSSSMQIISDVFFTPDLKNNLITKITANKLFLIDMHNIGSTNFCFSTKLNSQAWLWHYRYGHLNFGGLKMLQQKKMVMGLLKFDIPVDICEDCVIGKQSRDSFPKGKAWRAKRQLELVH